From the Gymnogyps californianus isolate 813 chromosome 2, ASM1813914v2, whole genome shotgun sequence genome, one window contains:
- the LOC127013816 gene encoding kinesin-like protein KIF20A isoform X1, translating to MDNAGKNCVSAEVSDMLESVSFLNIAGKPTPMESTVLPNTEEQEAYQPLKVFLRVRPFSIAELENHESQGCVTIEDPQTVILNAPKESSAMKNSERGIGHSVHRFTFSQVFGPETTQSEFFEGSMKEIVRAYVNGVNGLVFTYGVTNAGKTFTIQGTSKDFGILPRSLDVIFNHIRGRYYLKMNFKPYLSNDVKKLEDAQVKQEEAIKTAILASLKEETEGISNTITNMCDVESDSSNCTSKSLPSDSLAEKNFVPLDVYRTNIHQKTQASVWISFCEIYNEYVYDLLNVLSTSKTQKRRVLRICEDQGGNSYIKDLKWINIQSTEEACKILKIGNKNRSFACTRMNEQSSRSHSIFSIRLLKLTDEHQPRVLGVSELSFCDLAGSERCNKTQAFGDRLKEAGNINNSLHILGKCIAALKQNQNPKMKPSYIPFRESKLTRLFQPFFCGKGKACMIVNINQHASTYDETLHVMKFSAIAKQVIQTILPKSFDYFPPKLVGGDGKPIMHFDANTSVDDFCDSTETSAEEEVDITILSHEDLLKTTENLKEKLVAERQSKLLLEVKIRREMAEAMFRQLLETEEAWSNRLEDMKDSYEEKLESKFEMYKEAIKKHAYVCAMEQIEDHYVPIEEFLAEQEKVEDRESKILQLERQLDEQSSRLLALGSPNSDILTTENNMELDLMNKTMKRVNEGLQRQCKEKEELIKSLKFKIQKLNETLLEANEGCRKMAEENSQLKRTIMLKDQEINSLQNWAKRVLELEETVSSLQKELDERKKHFSIEEPKQQKTRRGLLANLKSTVAATASTPLGKGWGKYEDASSSSRKQVLFAHKAKE from the exons GGTTGTGTAACTATTGAAGATCCCCAGACCGTAATTCTTAATGCACCCAAAGAGTCTTCTGCGATGAAAAACAGCGAAAGAGGGATTGGTCATTCTGTGCACAGGTTCACCTTTTCTCAG GTCTTTGGACCAGAAACTACTCAGAGTGAATTTTTTGAAGGCTCAATGAAAGAGATAGTAAGAGCATATGTTAATGGAGTGAACGGGCTGGTGTTTACTTATGGGGTTACAAATGCAGGCAAGACATTCACTATCCAAG ggACTTCAAAAGATTTTGGTATTTTGCCTCGCTCACTTGATGTGATTTTTAACCACATAAGGGGAAGATATTACCTGAAGATGAACTTCAAACCGTATTTGAGCAACGACGTTAAGAAACTAGAAGATGCACAAGTTAAGCAAGAAGAAGCCATAAAAACTGCTATTCTTGCATCGCTGAAAGAG gAGACAGAAGGCATCTCAAATACTATAACAAATATGTGTGATGTGGAGTCAGATTCTTCCAACTGTACTTCAAAAAGTCTTCCTTCTGATTCACTAG CAGAGAAGAACTTTGTTCCACTTGACGTATACAGGACTAATATACACCAAAAAACACAAGCATCTGTGTggatttcattttgtgaaatttATAATGAATATGTGTATGACCTATTAAATGTATTATCTACATCAAAAACTCAGAAGCGCAGAGTCTTAAGAATTTGTGAGGACCAAGGAGGAAATTCTTATATTAAAG ACTTAAAGTGGATTAACATTCAGAGCACTGAAGAAGCCtgcaaaatactaaaaataggAAACAAGAACCGAAGCTTTGCTTGTACTAGAATGAATGAGCAATCAAGTAGAAG TCACAGTATATTTTCAATCAGGCTACTAAAGCTAACTGATGAGCATCAGCCGCGTGTTCTTGGAGTTTCAGA GTTGTCTTTCTGTGACTTGGCTGGATCAGAGAGGTGCAATAAAACACAAGCCTTTGGAGACAGACtaaaagaagcaggaaatatTAATAATTCTCTTCATATCCTTGGAAAATGCATTGCAGCATTGAAGCAAAATCAAAATCCGAA GATGAAGCCAAGCTATATTCCATTCAGAGAGAGCAAATTGACTCGTCTGTTTCAGCCATTCTTTTGTGGAAAAGGCAAAGCTTGTATGATTGTAAACATTAATCAGCATGCTTCCACATATGATGAAACACTACATGTAATGAAATTTTCAGCTATAGCCAAACAG GTAATCCAGACAATTCTACCCAAAAGTTTTGATTATTTTCCGCCCAAGCTAGTTGGAGGCGACGGCAAACCTATCATGCACTTTGATGCTAACACATCTGTAGATGACTTTTGTGACAGTACTGAAAcctctgcagaagaggaagtGGACATCACCATTCTGAGTCATGAG GATCTTTTGAAGACTACAGAGAACCTAAAGGAGAAGCTAGTTGCAGAAAGGCAAAGTAAACTCCTTCTGGAGGTGAAGATACGTAGAGAGATGGCAGAAGCAATGTTCCGACAGCTGTTGGAAACAGAGGAAGCCTGGAG CAACCGCTTGGAAGATATGAAAGACAGTTATGAAGAAAAACTGGAGAGCAAATTTGAAATGTATAAAGAGGCCATCAAGAAacatgcatatgtgtgtgcaaTGGAACAAATTGAAGATCATTACGTTCCCATAGAAGAATTTCTAGCTGAACAAGAGAAAGTTGAG GATAGAGAGAGTAAAATACTGCAATTGGAAAGGCAACTTGATGAGCAGTCAAGCAGGCTGTTGGCTCTGGGAAGTCCGAATTCAGATATACTGACTACTGAAAATAACATGGAACTAG ATCTTATGAACAAGACCATGAAGAGAGTCAATGAAGGATTGCAGAGAcaatgcaaagagaaagaagag cttatAAAATCtctgaagtttaaaatacagaaattaaatgaaacccTGCTAGAAGCTAATGAAGGCTGcagaaaaatggcagaagagAACAGTCAACTGAAGCGTACAATCATGCTTAAG GATCAAGAAATTAATAGTCTTCAGAACTGGGCTAAACGTGTTCTTGAGCTTGAAGAAACAGTGTCTTCCCTTCAAAAAGAACTTGACGAACggaaaaagcatttctctatAGAGGagccaaaacaacaaaaaaccaggCGAGGTTTGTTGGCTAACCTGAAATCCACAGTAGCAGCCACTGCTAGTACACCTCTTGGTAAAGGCTGGGGGAAGTATGAAGATGCTTCATCCTCTTCAAGAAAACAAGTACTGTTTGCTcataaagcaaaagaataa
- the LOC127013816 gene encoding kinesin-like protein KIF20A isoform X2, translating into MDNAGKNCVSAEVSDMLESVSFLNIAGKPTPMESTVLPNTEEQEAYQPLKVFLRVRPFSIAELENHESQGCVTIEDPQTVILNAPKESSAMKNSERGIGHSVHRFTFSQVFGPETTQSEFFEGSMKEIVRAYVNGVNGLVFTYGVTNAGKTFTIQGTSKDFGILPRSLDVIFNHIRGRYYLKMNFKPYLSNDVKKLEDAQVKQEEAIKTAILASLKEETEGISNTITNMCDVESDSSNCTSKSLPSDSLEKNFVPLDVYRTNIHQKTQASVWISFCEIYNEYVYDLLNVLSTSKTQKRRVLRICEDQGGNSYIKDLKWINIQSTEEACKILKIGNKNRSFACTRMNEQSSRSHSIFSIRLLKLTDEHQPRVLGVSELSFCDLAGSERCNKTQAFGDRLKEAGNINNSLHILGKCIAALKQNQNPKMKPSYIPFRESKLTRLFQPFFCGKGKACMIVNINQHASTYDETLHVMKFSAIAKQVIQTILPKSFDYFPPKLVGGDGKPIMHFDANTSVDDFCDSTETSAEEEVDITILSHEDLLKTTENLKEKLVAERQSKLLLEVKIRREMAEAMFRQLLETEEAWSNRLEDMKDSYEEKLESKFEMYKEAIKKHAYVCAMEQIEDHYVPIEEFLAEQEKVEDRESKILQLERQLDEQSSRLLALGSPNSDILTTENNMELDLMNKTMKRVNEGLQRQCKEKEELIKSLKFKIQKLNETLLEANEGCRKMAEENSQLKRTIMLKDQEINSLQNWAKRVLELEETVSSLQKELDERKKHFSIEEPKQQKTRRGLLANLKSTVAATASTPLGKGWGKYEDASSSSRKQVLFAHKAKE; encoded by the exons GGTTGTGTAACTATTGAAGATCCCCAGACCGTAATTCTTAATGCACCCAAAGAGTCTTCTGCGATGAAAAACAGCGAAAGAGGGATTGGTCATTCTGTGCACAGGTTCACCTTTTCTCAG GTCTTTGGACCAGAAACTACTCAGAGTGAATTTTTTGAAGGCTCAATGAAAGAGATAGTAAGAGCATATGTTAATGGAGTGAACGGGCTGGTGTTTACTTATGGGGTTACAAATGCAGGCAAGACATTCACTATCCAAG ggACTTCAAAAGATTTTGGTATTTTGCCTCGCTCACTTGATGTGATTTTTAACCACATAAGGGGAAGATATTACCTGAAGATGAACTTCAAACCGTATTTGAGCAACGACGTTAAGAAACTAGAAGATGCACAAGTTAAGCAAGAAGAAGCCATAAAAACTGCTATTCTTGCATCGCTGAAAGAG gAGACAGAAGGCATCTCAAATACTATAACAAATATGTGTGATGTGGAGTCAGATTCTTCCAACTGTACTTCAAAAAGTCTTCCTTCTGATTCACTAG AGAAGAACTTTGTTCCACTTGACGTATACAGGACTAATATACACCAAAAAACACAAGCATCTGTGTggatttcattttgtgaaatttATAATGAATATGTGTATGACCTATTAAATGTATTATCTACATCAAAAACTCAGAAGCGCAGAGTCTTAAGAATTTGTGAGGACCAAGGAGGAAATTCTTATATTAAAG ACTTAAAGTGGATTAACATTCAGAGCACTGAAGAAGCCtgcaaaatactaaaaataggAAACAAGAACCGAAGCTTTGCTTGTACTAGAATGAATGAGCAATCAAGTAGAAG TCACAGTATATTTTCAATCAGGCTACTAAAGCTAACTGATGAGCATCAGCCGCGTGTTCTTGGAGTTTCAGA GTTGTCTTTCTGTGACTTGGCTGGATCAGAGAGGTGCAATAAAACACAAGCCTTTGGAGACAGACtaaaagaagcaggaaatatTAATAATTCTCTTCATATCCTTGGAAAATGCATTGCAGCATTGAAGCAAAATCAAAATCCGAA GATGAAGCCAAGCTATATTCCATTCAGAGAGAGCAAATTGACTCGTCTGTTTCAGCCATTCTTTTGTGGAAAAGGCAAAGCTTGTATGATTGTAAACATTAATCAGCATGCTTCCACATATGATGAAACACTACATGTAATGAAATTTTCAGCTATAGCCAAACAG GTAATCCAGACAATTCTACCCAAAAGTTTTGATTATTTTCCGCCCAAGCTAGTTGGAGGCGACGGCAAACCTATCATGCACTTTGATGCTAACACATCTGTAGATGACTTTTGTGACAGTACTGAAAcctctgcagaagaggaagtGGACATCACCATTCTGAGTCATGAG GATCTTTTGAAGACTACAGAGAACCTAAAGGAGAAGCTAGTTGCAGAAAGGCAAAGTAAACTCCTTCTGGAGGTGAAGATACGTAGAGAGATGGCAGAAGCAATGTTCCGACAGCTGTTGGAAACAGAGGAAGCCTGGAG CAACCGCTTGGAAGATATGAAAGACAGTTATGAAGAAAAACTGGAGAGCAAATTTGAAATGTATAAAGAGGCCATCAAGAAacatgcatatgtgtgtgcaaTGGAACAAATTGAAGATCATTACGTTCCCATAGAAGAATTTCTAGCTGAACAAGAGAAAGTTGAG GATAGAGAGAGTAAAATACTGCAATTGGAAAGGCAACTTGATGAGCAGTCAAGCAGGCTGTTGGCTCTGGGAAGTCCGAATTCAGATATACTGACTACTGAAAATAACATGGAACTAG ATCTTATGAACAAGACCATGAAGAGAGTCAATGAAGGATTGCAGAGAcaatgcaaagagaaagaagag cttatAAAATCtctgaagtttaaaatacagaaattaaatgaaacccTGCTAGAAGCTAATGAAGGCTGcagaaaaatggcagaagagAACAGTCAACTGAAGCGTACAATCATGCTTAAG GATCAAGAAATTAATAGTCTTCAGAACTGGGCTAAACGTGTTCTTGAGCTTGAAGAAACAGTGTCTTCCCTTCAAAAAGAACTTGACGAACggaaaaagcatttctctatAGAGGagccaaaacaacaaaaaaccaggCGAGGTTTGTTGGCTAACCTGAAATCCACAGTAGCAGCCACTGCTAGTACACCTCTTGGTAAAGGCTGGGGGAAGTATGAAGATGCTTCATCCTCTTCAAGAAAACAAGTACTGTTTGCTcataaagcaaaagaataa
- the LOC127013816 gene encoding kinesin-like protein KIF20A isoform X3, with translation MDNAGKNCVSAEVSDMLESVSFLNIAYQPLKVFLRVRPFSIAELENHESQGCVTIEDPQTVILNAPKESSAMKNSERGIGHSVHRFTFSQVFGPETTQSEFFEGSMKEIVRAYVNGVNGLVFTYGVTNAGKTFTIQGTSKDFGILPRSLDVIFNHIRGRYYLKMNFKPYLSNDVKKLEDAQVKQEEAIKTAILASLKEETEGISNTITNMCDVESDSSNCTSKSLPSDSLEKNFVPLDVYRTNIHQKTQASVWISFCEIYNEYVYDLLNVLSTSKTQKRRVLRICEDQGGNSYIKDLKWINIQSTEEACKILKIGNKNRSFACTRMNEQSSRSHSIFSIRLLKLTDEHQPRVLGVSELSFCDLAGSERCNKTQAFGDRLKEAGNINNSLHILGKCIAALKQNQNPKMKPSYIPFRESKLTRLFQPFFCGKGKACMIVNINQHASTYDETLHVMKFSAIAKQVIQTILPKSFDYFPPKLVGGDGKPIMHFDANTSVDDFCDSTETSAEEEVDITILSHEDLLKTTENLKEKLVAERQSKLLLEVKIRREMAEAMFRQLLETEEAWSNRLEDMKDSYEEKLESKFEMYKEAIKKHAYVCAMEQIEDHYVPIEEFLAEQEKVEDRESKILQLERQLDEQSSRLLALGSPNSDILTTENNMELDLMNKTMKRVNEGLQRQCKEKEELIKSLKFKIQKLNETLLEANEGCRKMAEENSQLKRTIMLKDQEINSLQNWAKRVLELEETVSSLQKELDERKKHFSIEEPKQQKTRRGLLANLKSTVAATASTPLGKGWGKYEDASSSSRKQVLFAHKAKE, from the exons GGTTGTGTAACTATTGAAGATCCCCAGACCGTAATTCTTAATGCACCCAAAGAGTCTTCTGCGATGAAAAACAGCGAAAGAGGGATTGGTCATTCTGTGCACAGGTTCACCTTTTCTCAG GTCTTTGGACCAGAAACTACTCAGAGTGAATTTTTTGAAGGCTCAATGAAAGAGATAGTAAGAGCATATGTTAATGGAGTGAACGGGCTGGTGTTTACTTATGGGGTTACAAATGCAGGCAAGACATTCACTATCCAAG ggACTTCAAAAGATTTTGGTATTTTGCCTCGCTCACTTGATGTGATTTTTAACCACATAAGGGGAAGATATTACCTGAAGATGAACTTCAAACCGTATTTGAGCAACGACGTTAAGAAACTAGAAGATGCACAAGTTAAGCAAGAAGAAGCCATAAAAACTGCTATTCTTGCATCGCTGAAAGAG gAGACAGAAGGCATCTCAAATACTATAACAAATATGTGTGATGTGGAGTCAGATTCTTCCAACTGTACTTCAAAAAGTCTTCCTTCTGATTCACTAG AGAAGAACTTTGTTCCACTTGACGTATACAGGACTAATATACACCAAAAAACACAAGCATCTGTGTggatttcattttgtgaaatttATAATGAATATGTGTATGACCTATTAAATGTATTATCTACATCAAAAACTCAGAAGCGCAGAGTCTTAAGAATTTGTGAGGACCAAGGAGGAAATTCTTATATTAAAG ACTTAAAGTGGATTAACATTCAGAGCACTGAAGAAGCCtgcaaaatactaaaaataggAAACAAGAACCGAAGCTTTGCTTGTACTAGAATGAATGAGCAATCAAGTAGAAG TCACAGTATATTTTCAATCAGGCTACTAAAGCTAACTGATGAGCATCAGCCGCGTGTTCTTGGAGTTTCAGA GTTGTCTTTCTGTGACTTGGCTGGATCAGAGAGGTGCAATAAAACACAAGCCTTTGGAGACAGACtaaaagaagcaggaaatatTAATAATTCTCTTCATATCCTTGGAAAATGCATTGCAGCATTGAAGCAAAATCAAAATCCGAA GATGAAGCCAAGCTATATTCCATTCAGAGAGAGCAAATTGACTCGTCTGTTTCAGCCATTCTTTTGTGGAAAAGGCAAAGCTTGTATGATTGTAAACATTAATCAGCATGCTTCCACATATGATGAAACACTACATGTAATGAAATTTTCAGCTATAGCCAAACAG GTAATCCAGACAATTCTACCCAAAAGTTTTGATTATTTTCCGCCCAAGCTAGTTGGAGGCGACGGCAAACCTATCATGCACTTTGATGCTAACACATCTGTAGATGACTTTTGTGACAGTACTGAAAcctctgcagaagaggaagtGGACATCACCATTCTGAGTCATGAG GATCTTTTGAAGACTACAGAGAACCTAAAGGAGAAGCTAGTTGCAGAAAGGCAAAGTAAACTCCTTCTGGAGGTGAAGATACGTAGAGAGATGGCAGAAGCAATGTTCCGACAGCTGTTGGAAACAGAGGAAGCCTGGAG CAACCGCTTGGAAGATATGAAAGACAGTTATGAAGAAAAACTGGAGAGCAAATTTGAAATGTATAAAGAGGCCATCAAGAAacatgcatatgtgtgtgcaaTGGAACAAATTGAAGATCATTACGTTCCCATAGAAGAATTTCTAGCTGAACAAGAGAAAGTTGAG GATAGAGAGAGTAAAATACTGCAATTGGAAAGGCAACTTGATGAGCAGTCAAGCAGGCTGTTGGCTCTGGGAAGTCCGAATTCAGATATACTGACTACTGAAAATAACATGGAACTAG ATCTTATGAACAAGACCATGAAGAGAGTCAATGAAGGATTGCAGAGAcaatgcaaagagaaagaagag cttatAAAATCtctgaagtttaaaatacagaaattaaatgaaacccTGCTAGAAGCTAATGAAGGCTGcagaaaaatggcagaagagAACAGTCAACTGAAGCGTACAATCATGCTTAAG GATCAAGAAATTAATAGTCTTCAGAACTGGGCTAAACGTGTTCTTGAGCTTGAAGAAACAGTGTCTTCCCTTCAAAAAGAACTTGACGAACggaaaaagcatttctctatAGAGGagccaaaacaacaaaaaaccaggCGAGGTTTGTTGGCTAACCTGAAATCCACAGTAGCAGCCACTGCTAGTACACCTCTTGGTAAAGGCTGGGGGAAGTATGAAGATGCTTCATCCTCTTCAAGAAAACAAGTACTGTTTGCTcataaagcaaaagaataa